In Rahnella aquatilis CIP 78.65 = ATCC 33071, one DNA window encodes the following:
- the pspF gene encoding phage shock protein operon transcriptional activator: MTDNTDNLLGEANAFIEVLEQVSQLAKLNKPVLVTGERGSGKELIAHRLHYLSPRWQGPFISLNCAALNENLLDSELFGHEAGAFTGAQKRHLGRFERADGGTLFLDELATAPMLVQEKLLRVIEYGHLERVGGSQPLQVDVRLVCATNDDLPMLAAEGKFRADLLDRLAFDVVQLPPLRERQQDIMLLAEHFAIQMCRELSLPLFPGFTEYARETLLAYRWPGNIRELKNVVERSMYRHGTSDFPLDNIILNPFAQRTAVTADDSKHDNLPTLPLDLKHWVTGQEKNLIEQALRQARFNQRKAAELLNVTYHQLRGMLKKHGIQVNSQETAE; this comes from the coding sequence ATGACGGATAACACAGACAATTTACTCGGCGAAGCCAACGCCTTTATTGAAGTGCTGGAACAGGTTTCACAACTGGCGAAACTCAACAAACCGGTTCTGGTCACCGGCGAACGCGGCAGCGGAAAAGAACTGATTGCACATCGTCTGCATTATCTGTCGCCCCGCTGGCAGGGGCCGTTCATTTCACTTAACTGTGCGGCGCTCAATGAAAACCTGCTGGACTCCGAATTGTTCGGCCATGAAGCGGGGGCATTTACCGGCGCACAGAAACGTCATCTCGGGCGCTTTGAACGTGCGGATGGCGGCACGTTATTTCTTGATGAACTGGCGACAGCGCCAATGCTGGTGCAGGAAAAACTCCTGCGCGTGATCGAATACGGCCATCTGGAACGCGTCGGGGGCAGCCAGCCGTTACAGGTGGATGTCCGTCTGGTGTGTGCGACCAATGATGATTTGCCGATGCTGGCCGCTGAAGGAAAATTCCGCGCCGACCTGCTCGACCGGCTGGCGTTTGATGTGGTGCAACTGCCTCCCCTGCGCGAACGCCAGCAGGACATCATGTTGCTGGCCGAACATTTTGCCATTCAGATGTGTCGTGAACTGTCTCTTCCTTTGTTCCCCGGATTTACGGAATATGCCCGCGAAACCCTGCTGGCCTACCGCTGGCCGGGAAATATCCGCGAGCTGAAAAACGTTGTGGAGCGATCGATGTACCGCCACGGTACCAGTGATTTTCCGCTCGATAATATTATCCTGAACCCGTTTGCGCAGCGCACCGCCGTAACGGCTGACGACAGTAAGCACGATAACCTGCCGACGCTGCCGCTGGATCTTAAGCACTGGGTCACCGGGCAGGAAAAAAATCTGATCGAACAGGCTTTACGGCAGGCGCGGTTTAATCAGCGTAAAGCGGCTGAGCTGCTGAACGTGACCTATCATCAGTTACGCGGAATGTTGAAGAAACACGGGATACAGGTGAATTCGCAGGAAACGGCTGAATAG
- the sapA gene encoding ABC transporter substrate-binding protein SapA codes for MRRLTLWMLLLIGLSTAAFAETAPKHASPVVVSAPVKDIRQSGFVYCVNGMINTFNPQKASSGLIIDTLAAQLYDRLLDVDPYTYRLMPELALSWEVLDDGATYRFHLRKDVSFQKTGWFSPSRKMNADDVVFSFQRIIDPKNHYHAVNGEEYPYFDSLQFARAVKSIKKLDDYTVEFRLNNPDASFLWHLATHYAPVLSAEYAGKLTQSGNEEEIDRQPVGTGPFQLGEYRTGQYVRLARNGQYWKGTPRMAQVVIDMGVGGTGRLSKLLTGECDVLAYPAASQLSILREDPRLRLSLRPGMNVAYLAFNTNKAPFNDPRIRQAVALSINNQRLMQSIYYGTAETAASILPRASWAYDSNAQVTEYNPDKAKQILKDLGQEKLNLHLWVPTASQSFNPSPLKTAELIQADLAQVGIKVTIVPVEGRFQEAKLMEMNHDLTLSGWSTDSNDPDSFFRPMLSCAAIHSQTNYAHWCSPEFDELLRQGLLSQQLSQRIEFYQQAQKILEQELPVLPLASSLRLQAYRYDIKGLVLSPFGNSSFAGVFRDDEKSRDDEGRKAP; via the coding sequence ATGCGTCGTCTAACTTTGTGGATGCTTTTACTGATCGGCTTGTCCACAGCAGCTTTTGCTGAGACTGCCCCAAAACATGCCAGCCCGGTCGTCGTCAGTGCGCCGGTGAAAGACATTCGCCAGAGCGGCTTTGTCTATTGTGTTAACGGCATGATCAACACTTTTAACCCGCAGAAAGCCAGCAGCGGGCTGATCATTGATACGCTGGCCGCACAGTTATATGACCGCCTGCTGGATGTCGACCCCTATACCTATCGCCTGATGCCAGAACTGGCACTCAGTTGGGAAGTGCTCGATGATGGCGCAACCTACCGTTTCCATCTGCGCAAAGATGTATCTTTCCAGAAAACCGGCTGGTTTTCGCCGTCGCGCAAGATGAACGCCGATGATGTGGTGTTCAGTTTCCAGCGCATCATCGACCCGAAAAATCACTACCACGCCGTAAACGGTGAGGAGTATCCGTATTTCGACAGCCTGCAGTTTGCCCGTGCGGTGAAAAGCATCAAAAAACTCGACGATTACACCGTTGAGTTTCGCCTCAATAATCCTGACGCCTCATTCCTGTGGCACCTGGCCACGCACTACGCGCCGGTGCTTTCCGCAGAATATGCCGGAAAACTGACCCAATCCGGCAATGAAGAAGAGATTGATCGCCAGCCGGTCGGCACAGGTCCGTTCCAGTTAGGCGAATACCGCACCGGACAATATGTGCGACTGGCGCGCAACGGACAATACTGGAAAGGCACGCCGCGCATGGCGCAGGTGGTGATTGATATGGGTGTTGGCGGCACCGGGCGTTTGTCGAAATTGCTGACCGGTGAATGTGATGTGCTGGCCTATCCGGCGGCCAGTCAGCTTTCCATATTGCGCGAGGATCCGCGTTTGCGTCTTTCCCTGCGCCCCGGGATGAACGTTGCCTATCTGGCTTTCAATACCAACAAAGCCCCGTTCAATGACCCGCGCATCCGTCAGGCGGTGGCGCTGTCGATCAACAATCAGCGCCTGATGCAGTCGATTTATTATGGCACCGCTGAAACCGCTGCCTCTATTTTGCCGCGCGCGTCCTGGGCTTATGACAGCAACGCACAAGTGACGGAATACAATCCGGATAAAGCGAAGCAAATCCTGAAAGATCTCGGACAGGAAAAGCTCAATCTGCATTTATGGGTGCCGACGGCGTCGCAGTCATTTAACCCCAGTCCGCTGAAAACCGCCGAACTGATCCAGGCAGATTTGGCGCAGGTGGGTATTAAAGTCACGATTGTCCCGGTCGAGGGACGTTTCCAGGAAGCTAAGCTGATGGAGATGAATCACGACCTGACGCTGTCCGGCTGGTCAACAGACAGTAACGACCCGGACAGTTTCTTCCGCCCGATGCTCAGTTGTGCGGCGATTCATTCGCAGACCAACTATGCTCACTGGTGTAGCCCGGAATTTGATGAATTACTGCGTCAGGGGCTGTTGTCACAGCAACTTTCTCAGCGCATTGAATTCTATCAGCAGGCGCAAAAAATACTTGAGCAGGAACTGCCGGTGTTGCCACTGGCCTCTTCCCTGCGCCTTCAGGCTTACCGTTACGACATTAAAGGGCTGGTGTTGAGCCCGTTTGGCAATTCTTCGTTTGCCGGTGTGTTTCGTGATGATGAAAAAAGTCGTGATGACGAAGGAAGGAAAGCGCCATGA